AACGGCACGCCCAGGTTGCGGAATACCACCGTTTTCCAAAACACCTCGAGCGGATCGCCGTACATCTCGATTTCCTTGTCCTGCGGGTTGTTGGCCGTGGTGACCACCAGCGCCCGCTGAAGCGGAAGCAACCCTTGGGAGCGCGCGCCACCCTTGCCATCCGGCACAAAGTTATAGGCCCGCCCCGGTCGAAACACGCGATCCACCCAGCCTTTCAGAATCGCCGGCGGCTGGCTCCACCAATTGGGATGGACCACCACCAGCCCCATCGCCCGCTCCATTTCCGCCGCGTAAGCCTCAATGTGCGACGGCAGCGCGGCCCCGCGCGCAAGTTCCTCACTGCGCAT
The genomic region above belongs to Verrucomicrobiota bacterium and contains:
- a CDS encoding NAD(P)H-dependent oxidoreductase; amino-acid sequence: MNISLILAHPTLGSFNHALADTVRSALTAAGHTVAFHDLYAEQFDPVMRSEELARGAALPSHIEAYAAEMERAMGLVVVHPNWWSQPPAILKGWVDRVFRPGRAYNFVPDGKGGARSQGLLPLQRALVVTTANNPQDKEIEMYGDPLEVFWKTVVFRNLGVPLVERLVFAPVIASTPEQRRTWLDQTRATAARIFAEK